From the genome of Fimbriimonadaceae bacterium, one region includes:
- a CDS encoding DNA alkylation repair protein: MEAVVEQVRMDLLEVSKPGRAEFEKRYLKSSLEFIGAPVPEQAKLAKALWRAIKGCSRQEMWGLVEAMWKTRVHEIRGVALDLLALAPALVTKRDLPLLRRWVIESNGWAHVDTIATSILPAVIAADPSALTVMDRWALDANFWVRRAAMLSLLLPLRRGDLGQWERFVAYASPQLGEKEFFIRKAIGWVLRETGKRQPQVVFEFLMEHRSAVSGLTLREGAKYLPPAMRADLGLP, encoded by the coding sequence GTGGAGGCGGTTGTCGAGCAGGTTCGCATGGATCTCTTGGAGGTCTCCAAGCCGGGGCGCGCCGAGTTTGAGAAGCGGTATCTCAAAAGCAGTTTGGAGTTCATCGGCGCGCCGGTGCCCGAACAGGCCAAGCTCGCCAAGGCGCTCTGGCGAGCGATCAAAGGGTGTTCGCGGCAGGAGATGTGGGGCCTCGTCGAGGCGATGTGGAAGACCCGTGTCCACGAGATCCGCGGGGTGGCGTTGGACTTGTTGGCCCTCGCTCCTGCGCTCGTCACGAAGCGCGATCTTCCGCTCCTGCGTCGCTGGGTGATCGAGTCGAATGGCTGGGCGCACGTCGACACGATCGCCACGTCGATACTGCCCGCGGTGATCGCCGCGGACCCATCGGCGCTTACGGTGATGGATCGCTGGGCACTGGACGCCAACTTTTGGGTCCGCAGAGCCGCGATGCTGTCGCTCCTCCTGCCACTCAGGCGCGGTGACTTGGGCCAATGGGAGCGTTTCGTCGCGTACGCCTCTCCCCAACTGGGCGAGAAGGAGTTCTTCATCCGAAAGGCGATCGGGTGGGTGCTCCGCGAGACCGGCAAGCGTCAACCTCAGGTCGTCTTCGAGTTCCTGATGGAGCACCGGAGCGCAGTCTCGGGATTGACGCTCAGAGAGGGTGCCAAGTACCTGCCTCCTGCGATGCGAGCCGACCTAGGACTTCCCTAG
- a CDS encoding glycoside hydrolase family 88 protein: MVSLLLLLAASPFGHDHYVAQDSAWCWFADPRALWVDGRIVAGGVSSQGDLLVNRYDPRTHTAQTATLEKGFERDDHAVPALLPLLDGRIAAFYSKHTGKDLWMRVSERAGDPTAWGAARSISPNDPNYKGPKGALTTYTYPNPQRLASEKNRILLFWRGMNWKPTLSWSDDDGETWATGRIVVSPANEDTNNRPYVKVAGDGRSRVHLAFTDGHPRNEPTNSIYYARYEKGAFHRIDGSLLASLDKLPFRPTDADVVYDGRAENVRAWIWDIADDRGNPVIVYARLPGEDHHVYRYAWWNGRRWVDRLITDGGKWFPTTPEGKREPEPHYSGGVVLDPQDPRFVYLSRPIDGRFEVERWFTPDGGDTWSHVALTGNSKHDSVRPFVPRGTRPATGPVAVFMNANRYVHYTDYRSTLQAADEDRGPWSANQPRRVLDAVWRWVRSNPSPYTKTEWMLAPLYAGVLAYADQTGQDEPSEWVQSIAEGLSWKLGPREFMADDQAVGQAYLSLYHRDRKPERIEAVKKWADAQLARSHDESLEWKDGIHNREWAWCDALFMAPPVLAMLAKETGDRRYLELASRLWWKTSDYLYDPSERLFFRDSRYFEPREANGEKVFWARGNGWVLAGLARVLDAMAPDDPLRAKWVEQFRAMASRIVEIQQPDGMWRSSLLDPGSYPAKETSGTGFFCYALSWGVRTGVLPEPKFRTASDRSFAALVGAVDPNGRLGWVQPIGQDPRTVKASDTDTFGVGALLLAGTERLQLSAQTTNHKPQTTTHRGG; encoded by the coding sequence GTGGTCTCACTCTTGCTGTTGCTCGCCGCCAGCCCCTTCGGCCACGACCACTACGTGGCGCAAGACAGCGCCTGGTGCTGGTTCGCCGATCCCCGGGCCCTTTGGGTCGATGGCCGAATCGTAGCCGGAGGCGTCTCCTCGCAAGGCGACCTCCTCGTCAACCGCTACGACCCGAGGACGCACACGGCCCAGACCGCAACGCTCGAGAAGGGATTTGAGCGAGACGACCACGCCGTCCCGGCCCTTCTCCCGCTGCTCGATGGCCGCATCGCCGCGTTCTACTCCAAGCACACCGGGAAGGACCTCTGGATGCGCGTCTCGGAGCGAGCCGGCGATCCCACCGCCTGGGGCGCCGCCCGCAGCATCTCGCCCAACGATCCGAACTACAAGGGCCCGAAGGGCGCCCTGACGACCTACACCTACCCGAATCCGCAGCGACTCGCTTCCGAGAAGAACCGGATCCTCCTCTTCTGGCGCGGCATGAACTGGAAACCCACCCTGAGTTGGTCGGACGACGATGGAGAGACGTGGGCCACAGGCCGAATCGTGGTGTCTCCGGCCAACGAGGACACCAACAACCGCCCCTACGTGAAGGTGGCGGGCGACGGCCGCTCGCGCGTGCATCTTGCGTTCACCGACGGGCATCCGCGAAACGAGCCCACGAATTCGATCTACTACGCCCGGTACGAGAAAGGGGCGTTCCACCGCATCGACGGATCGCTCCTTGCCAGCCTCGATAAACTGCCGTTCCGTCCCACCGATGCCGACGTGGTTTACGACGGTCGCGCCGAAAACGTACGGGCGTGGATCTGGGATATCGCCGACGATCGTGGAAACCCGGTGATCGTCTACGCCCGGCTGCCCGGCGAGGACCACCATGTCTACCGCTACGCGTGGTGGAATGGTCGCCGATGGGTGGACCGGCTGATCACGGATGGAGGGAAGTGGTTCCCCACGACACCCGAAGGCAAGCGCGAACCCGAGCCGCACTACTCCGGCGGCGTGGTGCTGGACCCGCAGGACCCCCGCTTCGTGTACCTCTCGCGGCCCATCGACGGGCGCTTCGAGGTCGAGCGCTGGTTCACCCCCGACGGGGGCGACACGTGGAGTCACGTGGCGCTCACCGGCAACAGCAAGCACGACAGCGTAAGGCCTTTCGTGCCCCGGGGCACCCGCCCGGCCACAGGCCCCGTCGCGGTGTTCATGAACGCGAACCGCTACGTGCACTACACCGACTATCGATCGACGCTGCAGGCGGCGGACGAGGATCGCGGGCCCTGGAGCGCAAACCAACCCCGTCGGGTTCTCGATGCCGTGTGGCGATGGGTGCGAAGCAACCCCTCGCCCTATACGAAGACCGAGTGGATGCTCGCCCCCCTCTACGCCGGGGTGCTGGCGTACGCCGATCAGACCGGCCAGGACGAACCGAGCGAGTGGGTGCAGAGCATCGCCGAGGGCTTGTCCTGGAAACTGGGACCAAGGGAGTTCATGGCGGACGACCAAGCCGTGGGACAGGCTTACCTCTCGCTCTATCATCGGGACCGCAAACCGGAGCGCATCGAGGCGGTGAAGAAGTGGGCGGATGCCCAACTCGCCCGATCGCACGACGAATCCCTCGAGTGGAAGGACGGCATCCACAACCGCGAGTGGGCGTGGTGCGACGCGCTGTTCATGGCGCCGCCCGTGCTGGCGATGTTGGCGAAAGAGACCGGCGACCGGCGCTACCTGGAGCTGGCAAGCCGCCTCTGGTGGAAGACGTCGGACTACCTCTACGATCCGAGCGAGCGGCTCTTCTTCCGCGACAGCCGCTACTTCGAGCCCCGGGAGGCGAACGGAGAGAAGGTCTTCTGGGCGCGAGGGAACGGGTGGGTGCTCGCGGGCCTCGCGCGCGTGCTCGACGCGATGGCACCGGACGATCCCTTGCGCGCGAAGTGGGTGGAGCAGTTCCGGGCCATGGCGTCGCGGATTGTGGAGATCCAGCAGCCGGACGGCATGTGGCGTTCCAGCCTTCTCGATCCTGGGTCCTACCCGGCGAAGGAGACGAGCGGCACGGGGTTCTTCTGCTACGCGCTCAGCTGGGGCGTGCGAACGGGCGTGCTGCCCGAACCCAAATTCCGAACGGCCTCGGACCGCTCCTTCGCCGCACTGGTGGGAGCCGTGGACCCGAACGGCCGTCTGGGATGGGTGCAGCCCATTGGCCAGGACCCGCGGACGGTGAAGGCGAGCGATACGGATACGTTCGGGGTCGGAGCCTTGTTGCTGGCCGGAACGGAACGGCTGCAACTGTCCGCACAAACCACAAACCACAAACCACAAACCACGACTCACAGGGGCGGCTAA
- a CDS encoding PEP-CTERM sorting domain-containing protein codes for MKGLGVCLIIVAGASLASAQGRLIVCGDEWSLSDYAFTNNAASTNAFANNVAQQLIGSSGSILRKSNNGLFNGTTLATTLTTAGYSFTTDTSTTFTLAQLQAYDAVFLAGAIGRADVAANLTALTTYIVGGGSVYLACGTGDFGNAAAESAAWNSLTSLYGISIGGAWIDPSSTLNVTVDAGVHPLHAGVTTFTYGWGHDISVTSGATVALRGGPELSQNIGLVAMTNSPVPEPITMALGTMGLGAAYRRRRASRKQS; via the coding sequence ATGAAAGGGCTGGGAGTTTGTCTCATTATCGTTGCGGGCGCGTCGCTGGCCTCGGCTCAGGGGCGCTTGATTGTGTGTGGCGACGAGTGGTCTCTTTCGGACTACGCCTTCACCAACAACGCCGCGTCCACGAACGCGTTTGCCAACAACGTTGCTCAGCAGCTCATCGGCTCGAGCGGGAGCATCCTTCGGAAGTCTAATAACGGTCTCTTCAATGGGACGACACTTGCTACCACGTTGACCACGGCAGGCTACTCCTTCACCACCGACACCTCGACCACGTTCACCCTTGCTCAGCTTCAGGCCTACGATGCGGTGTTCTTGGCGGGCGCCATCGGTCGCGCGGATGTCGCCGCGAACCTGACCGCGCTGACAACCTACATTGTAGGAGGCGGATCGGTCTATCTGGCCTGCGGGACGGGAGACTTTGGAAATGCGGCTGCTGAATCCGCCGCATGGAATAGCCTGACTTCGCTCTATGGCATCTCCATCGGGGGTGCCTGGATCGATCCGTCGAGCACGCTCAATGTGACGGTCGATGCGGGTGTCCATCCTCTGCATGCCGGCGTAACCACTTTCACCTACGGTTGGGGCCACGACATCTCGGTCACCAGCGGCGCAACGGTCGCCCTTAGAGGCGGCCCCGAGCTCTCGCAGAACATCGGCTTGGTGGCGATGACCAACAGTCCGGTTCCTGAGCCGATCACGATGGCGCTGGGAACCATGGGCCTCGGGGCGGCGTACCGACGGCGACGAGCCTCGCGAAAGCAGTCCTAG
- the yaaA gene encoding S4 domain-containing protein YaaA, whose translation MKTFTLKTEYITLGQLLKAAHIVGGGGEAKALLAEGGVRVNGEEDNRRGRKLRSGDVVVLADGTEIRID comes from the coding sequence GTGAAGACCTTCACTCTGAAGACCGAATACATCACCCTGGGGCAACTCCTCAAGGCCGCCCACATCGTGGGTGGAGGCGGCGAGGCCAAGGCGTTGCTCGCCGAAGGTGGCGTGAGGGTCAACGGCGAGGAGGACAACCGCCGCGGCCGCAAACTCCGTTCGGGAGACGTGGTCGTGCTTGCCGACGGGACGGAGATCCGAATCGATTAG